A stretch of the Streptomyces venezuelae genome encodes the following:
- a CDS encoding phytanoyl-CoA dioxygenase family protein, with translation MDNLAAFERDGYLVLDIFSEGEVARMKKMLSDLIDPPVPGHPRLYIHAASDRPLPNLDPYNPYAVWKIVNTPLAGDAWYSLIHDARILDVVSELLGPDINFHMGFARLRPAGLQAEEGWHRDLDTDQHTLPELVTALIYLDEMDAESGATLVWPGSHRRCEPGPGPEEHEAKPVLARPGSVLFLHCLTVHRASTNRTARHRSILVNEYKSARTVELTPNDAAFGDLPLRRGGRNPVPQPAG, from the coding sequence GTGGACAACCTGGCCGCGTTCGAGCGCGACGGATATCTCGTGCTGGACATTTTCTCCGAGGGTGAAGTGGCACGGATGAAGAAAATGCTCTCCGACCTCATCGACCCGCCAGTTCCGGGGCATCCTCGCCTGTACATCCACGCGGCGTCGGACCGGCCCCTGCCGAACCTCGACCCCTACAACCCGTACGCGGTCTGGAAGATTGTCAACACCCCGCTGGCCGGGGACGCCTGGTACTCCCTGATCCACGACGCGCGGATCCTCGACGTCGTCAGTGAACTGCTGGGACCCGACATCAATTTCCACATGGGGTTCGCCCGGCTGCGCCCCGCGGGGCTCCAGGCCGAAGAAGGCTGGCACCGTGACCTGGACACCGATCAGCACACTCTCCCGGAGCTGGTCACCGCGCTGATCTACCTCGACGAGATGGATGCCGAGTCCGGTGCCACGCTCGTCTGGCCGGGGTCCCATCGCCGCTGCGAGCCCGGTCCCGGGCCCGAAGAGCACGAAGCAAAACCCGTCCTGGCGCGCCCGGGATCGGTTCTCTTCCTGCACTGCCTCACCGTCCACCGGGCCAGCACCAACCGTACGGCGCGCCACCGCTCGATCCTCGTCAACGAGTACAAGAGCGCCCGGACCGTCGAGCTCACCCCCAACGACGCCGCCTTCGGTGATCTTCCGCTGCGCAGAGGAGGACGAAATCCGGTGCCGCAGCCGGCCGGATGA
- a CDS encoding ABC transporter permease has translation MAERIVELKKTLDVALFATRMNFRSHLVHPGEVVLANLGALVQAVSGAAVFMLALSTAGVVHGWTLAQWAVLTGFTTVARALWNTVFYGTLDIPDMIRGGEVDHYLVRPTSPLMLILFSKVDTDVWIEIVIGLGMMGAALHYSGAELSAVVVLFIPVALIGAALVFAAVHLAVTSLSFWLRHDAMLSMLIWRFDSFAQLPMSFYPKWIVAVFSTVVPFAFVGYYPCLYILGKTDSPIVWLCPMAGPLLMVPAVMLWRRGLARYSGTGS, from the coding sequence GTGGCTGAGCGCATCGTAGAGCTGAAGAAGACCCTGGATGTTGCACTGTTTGCCACACGGATGAATTTCCGCAGCCACTTGGTACACCCCGGAGAGGTGGTGCTCGCGAACCTCGGGGCCCTGGTGCAGGCGGTCTCCGGTGCCGCAGTGTTCATGCTGGCGCTGTCGACCGCGGGTGTCGTTCACGGTTGGACGCTGGCCCAGTGGGCGGTGCTCACAGGATTCACGACTGTGGCCCGTGCACTGTGGAACACCGTCTTCTACGGCACCCTGGACATCCCCGACATGATCCGGGGCGGAGAAGTCGATCACTATCTGGTGCGGCCGACAAGTCCTCTGATGCTCATCCTCTTCTCAAAGGTCGACACGGACGTCTGGATCGAGATCGTGATCGGCCTCGGGATGATGGGTGCCGCCCTTCACTACAGCGGCGCCGAACTCTCCGCAGTGGTCGTGTTGTTCATACCCGTCGCACTCATCGGTGCGGCGCTCGTCTTCGCAGCCGTGCACCTGGCGGTCACCTCCTTGTCGTTCTGGCTGCGGCATGACGCGATGCTGAGCATGCTGATCTGGCGGTTCGACAGCTTCGCCCAGCTGCCGATGAGCTTCTACCCGAAATGGATCGTCGCCGTATTCTCCACGGTCGTCCCGTTCGCCTTCGTCGGTTACTACCCCTGCCTCTACATTCTCGGCAAGACGGATTCGCCCATCGTCTGGCTCTGCCCGATGGCGGGCCCCCTGCTCATGGTTCCGGCGGTCATGTTGTGGAGGCGCGGCCTGGCCCGCTACAGCGGAACCGGTTCATAG
- a CDS encoding ABC transporter permease yields MERTWRTCRAHLAVAHMQIRLSFHYRTRAFSQGFGALLLIGLQGALWTAVYAGGDTPPAGWLSLRQTMTYAAAGTVWVLCLPNLGLARQLEAKIRDGRITTELLMPMGFFTQWFSVALGRSLGITALVGLPAAVLGGALLVPFQLGSGHALRLALTSVIAFVVLFNLSYMIGLSAFFIRRVDGLNEVREALLLLLGGSMMPVSLYPGAIRDAVVWTPFVHGFYTPLGTLVKDPFVDGRVIAIGICWAVTLTAASALYTRRGLRKLVIAGG; encoded by the coding sequence ATGGAGCGGACGTGGCGCACCTGCCGCGCTCACCTGGCCGTGGCCCACATGCAGATAAGACTCTCCTTCCACTACCGGACCAGGGCCTTCTCGCAAGGTTTCGGTGCCCTGCTGCTGATCGGCCTCCAGGGTGCACTGTGGACGGCGGTGTATGCAGGGGGCGACACGCCGCCGGCGGGGTGGCTGAGCCTGCGCCAGACCATGACGTACGCCGCGGCGGGGACCGTATGGGTGCTGTGCCTGCCCAATCTCGGACTGGCCCGCCAGCTCGAGGCCAAGATCAGGGATGGTCGGATCACCACCGAGCTGCTCATGCCGATGGGGTTCTTCACGCAGTGGTTCTCGGTCGCGCTCGGCCGCTCCCTGGGCATTACGGCACTGGTGGGTCTGCCGGCGGCTGTCCTGGGAGGCGCATTGCTCGTTCCCTTCCAGCTCGGGTCCGGGCATGCCTTGCGACTCGCTCTCACGAGCGTGATCGCCTTCGTGGTCCTCTTCAATCTCAGTTACATGATAGGGCTTTCGGCATTCTTCATCCGCCGCGTCGACGGTCTCAACGAAGTGCGGGAAGCGCTCCTGCTTCTGCTGGGGGGCTCGATGATGCCGGTATCCCTCTATCCCGGGGCCATACGCGATGCGGTGGTGTGGACCCCCTTCGTACACGGCTTCTACACACCGCTCGGCACCTTGGTGAAGGACCCGTTCGTGGACGGGCGCGTCATCGCCATCGGCATCTGCTGGGCGGTGACGCTGACCGCTGCGAGCGCCCTGTACACCCGGCGCGGATTGCGAAAGCTGGTGATTGCCGGTGGCTGA
- a CDS encoding ATP-binding cassette domain-containing protein → MKVQLDGVRRSYEVRRRPETGPRLARLMRRERSEVEALRGIDLRIESGESVGYIGLNGAGKSTTMKLIAGILTPTRGQVMVDGRDPHRERRRLSADLGYLAAQRSSLWWDLPVKDSYELLRRVYGIDPKLFRRRSEQLVARLDIGRHLNTPVRELSLGNRTRAELVGTLLHAPRLLLLDEPTIGLDIFAREAICDLLKEIRQDGGPTIVMASHDLRDVEVICDRIIMIDAGRLVYDGKIADLKGVGGGRRRLVVHHAEGHRLPSAPGLRPVGEAARTVTTFEYARGDLPGEILSTLFSDPLVEDVQLEAPSLEQLIKDLYAKAD, encoded by the coding sequence ATGAAAGTCCAGCTGGATGGCGTACGGCGCTCCTACGAGGTGCGGCGACGTCCGGAAACGGGTCCCCGGCTGGCCCGTCTCATGCGCCGGGAACGCAGTGAGGTCGAGGCCCTGCGCGGCATCGACCTCCGAATCGAGTCAGGCGAGTCGGTCGGATACATCGGGCTGAACGGCGCCGGCAAGTCCACGACCATGAAGCTCATCGCCGGCATCCTCACGCCGACCCGGGGACAGGTCATGGTGGATGGCCGGGATCCCCACCGCGAGCGCCGGAGGCTCTCCGCGGACCTGGGATACCTGGCAGCTCAACGATCCAGTCTCTGGTGGGACCTGCCGGTGAAGGACTCCTACGAGCTCCTCCGGCGTGTCTACGGCATCGATCCGAAACTGTTCCGTCGGCGCAGCGAACAGCTGGTGGCCCGACTCGACATCGGCCGCCATCTCAACACCCCGGTGCGCGAACTTTCGCTCGGAAACAGGACCCGCGCGGAGTTGGTGGGGACCCTGCTTCACGCACCGAGGCTGCTGCTCCTGGACGAGCCCACGATCGGGCTGGACATCTTCGCGCGCGAGGCGATTTGCGACCTCCTGAAGGAAATCCGGCAGGACGGCGGTCCGACCATCGTGATGGCCAGCCACGACCTGCGGGACGTGGAGGTCATCTGCGACCGGATCATCATGATCGACGCCGGCCGTCTCGTGTATGACGGCAAGATCGCCGATTTGAAGGGTGTCGGGGGTGGCAGGCGTCGGCTGGTCGTCCACCACGCCGAAGGACACCGGCTGCCCTCTGCGCCCGGGCTGAGGCCTGTCGGGGAGGCGGCCCGGACCGTCACCACGTTCGAGTACGCGCGAGGAGATCTTCCCGGGGAGATCCTGTCGACACTGTTCTCCGATCCTCTGGTCGAAGATGTTCAGTTGGAGGCTCCAAGTCTGGAGCAGCTCATCAAAGACCTCTACGCAAAGGCCGATTGA
- a CDS encoding aldo/keto reductase: MSVTSLPFGLPAVGLGTWQMHGETAERGVREGIELGYRLIDTATAYSNEEAVGTGIRASGIDRSELLIVTKFPEECAGREREALRTSLDLLGVGYVDLWLIHAPLDAEGSLRIWERFIEARDEGLVRAIGVSNFRPAQVDELIRASGVVPAVNQVAFGPRYYDVELAPHHTAHGIVTQAHSPYSENSPAHPVLRAIADRHGCSVPQVLLRWHRAHGVPVVVKSVSRTHLAENLDTSGSPLAPADVAAIDRLGINPGPGKEE, from the coding sequence GTGAGCGTGACGTCCCTGCCGTTCGGCCTTCCCGCCGTCGGTCTGGGCACCTGGCAGATGCATGGCGAGACAGCCGAACGCGGCGTGCGTGAAGGGATCGAACTCGGTTACCGGCTCATCGACACTGCGACCGCCTACTCCAACGAGGAAGCGGTCGGAACGGGGATCCGCGCGAGCGGCATCGACAGGAGCGAACTGCTGATCGTGACGAAGTTTCCCGAGGAGTGCGCGGGCCGGGAACGGGAAGCACTCCGTACGAGCCTCGATCTCCTGGGCGTCGGCTACGTCGATCTGTGGCTGATCCACGCGCCTTTGGACGCCGAGGGGTCGCTGCGCATCTGGGAACGCTTTATCGAGGCTCGAGACGAAGGCCTGGTCAGGGCCATCGGCGTGAGCAACTTCCGTCCCGCGCAGGTCGACGAGCTGATCCGGGCCTCGGGCGTGGTGCCCGCAGTGAACCAGGTCGCTTTCGGTCCGCGTTACTACGACGTGGAGCTCGCGCCCCATCACACGGCGCATGGCATCGTGACCCAGGCCCACAGTCCCTACAGCGAAAACTCTCCGGCTCATCCCGTGCTGCGTGCGATCGCCGACCGGCACGGCTGCAGCGTGCCGCAGGTACTGCTGCGTTGGCATCGGGCACACGGCGTGCCCGTGGTGGTCAAATCCGTCTCCCGTACGCACCTCGCCGAGAATCTGGACACGTCCGGCTCCCCGCTCGCACCCGCCGACGTGGCGGCCATCGACCGACTGGGCATCAACCCTGGGCCAGGGAAGGAAGAATGA
- a CDS encoding cupin-like domain-containing protein, with translation MPDIPGTPESGSVSGLLCSAEPVLLRGAGTHWPVFTALQQQYLRERPDRQVEAEDRDRRPVTVPLSAVLDDMSARRPKGLYLRNQLVSDFDPALIALIPRDVRRLNWLLAIEPDARPDWTWMMIGAAGTGSPMHVDVMASAAWNLLCAGAKRWTFHPPERAEEWGLLPPGCSPRATGVGRQRLEFVQEPGDIVVTPSGWAHEVHNITGSIAVTSNFINDCNMEFALRYFEVLGDTAARELLLAVGETLARLGEGGAA, from the coding sequence ATGCCTGACATCCCGGGTACGCCTGAGAGCGGTTCGGTCTCCGGGTTGCTCTGTAGTGCTGAGCCGGTGTTGCTGCGGGGAGCCGGCACCCACTGGCCGGTATTCACAGCGCTCCAGCAGCAGTACCTGCGTGAGCGCCCCGACCGCCAGGTGGAGGCTGAGGACCGTGACCGCCGCCCCGTGACGGTGCCCCTGTCGGCCGTCCTCGACGACATGAGCGCCCGCCGCCCGAAGGGTCTCTACCTGCGCAATCAACTGGTGTCGGACTTCGACCCCGCGCTCATCGCCCTCATACCGAGAGATGTGCGGCGCCTCAACTGGCTCCTGGCAATCGAACCCGATGCCCGCCCCGACTGGACCTGGATGATGATCGGCGCAGCCGGCACGGGTTCGCCGATGCACGTCGACGTGATGGCGAGCGCCGCGTGGAACCTGCTGTGTGCGGGGGCGAAACGATGGACCTTCCACCCCCCTGAGCGTGCGGAGGAGTGGGGCCTGCTCCCGCCCGGCTGTTCGCCGCGGGCCACGGGCGTGGGCCGGCAGCGCCTGGAGTTCGTCCAGGAGCCGGGTGACATAGTGGTGACACCGAGTGGCTGGGCCCATGAAGTGCACAACATCACCGGTTCGATCGCCGTGACGAGCAACTTCATCAACGACTGCAACATGGAGTTCGCACTGAGGTACTTCGAGGTGCTCGGGGACACCGCGGCGCGTGAGCTGCTCCTCGCTGTGGGTGAAACGCTCGCCCGGCTCGGAGAAGGCGGTGCCGCGTGA
- a CDS encoding radical SAM protein — protein MSTETTALDAQTTVHSGIRSLHDWQIELISQHDRPVMTVNGTTATGSNAGERDVTVRVHQGRTWIYKVWQSDRGTDRFHLYTPVTGRIHEISQGEADLLRSVDWEERSASDISRLMLLVAPFEEGGWSFPELPADARVDTPRVRVLMLNPTEQCNIRCTYCYYGGAYSETRPHQTASPQADMVKAAIDLFVTGEEKLESAPRAVYFFGGEPLLAFDEIKKAVLVLEERKREVGARLENLVLQVNSNGMLLTRKMVEFFIEHDIYLNISIDGPNHDRYRVDRRGKGTHERVRERTDWLAENWPDYFSSRVALICVLSAPLDASRLYQYFSEWPAAHRALAWDFDLLLPGGDQSYSDFEQIFNEQRRVWDIFVRSHGRPHGEREQSGRYHFAFSHGFLHRSFHRVLNQPGREGGARLGHLLGMQLIPGNEYLVLGSDGTLYSSYEYQSPEFAVGHTDRGVDPVAGVEQLAMFRDAVQASSCTTCWAAPMCTVTVPEAPFRRADSADAVMEKLTAKRARCMSERENLQQALRARVDIEDEYGDEALEGHRDDWRRQRTEVARVDPFYA, from the coding sequence ATGAGTACCGAAACGACCGCACTGGACGCGCAAACCACCGTGCACTCAGGGATCCGGTCCCTGCACGACTGGCAGATCGAGCTGATCTCGCAACACGACCGGCCGGTCATGACAGTGAACGGGACGACCGCAACGGGCAGCAACGCCGGAGAACGTGATGTCACGGTGCGTGTCCATCAGGGGCGTACGTGGATATACAAGGTCTGGCAGAGCGACCGGGGAACGGACCGCTTCCACCTCTATACACCTGTCACGGGCAGGATTCATGAAATCAGCCAAGGAGAGGCGGACCTGCTCCGGTCGGTGGACTGGGAGGAGCGCTCGGCCTCGGACATCAGCAGGCTGATGCTGCTGGTCGCCCCGTTCGAGGAAGGCGGCTGGAGCTTTCCGGAACTGCCCGCCGATGCGCGTGTCGACACTCCTCGTGTCCGCGTCCTGATGCTCAATCCCACGGAGCAGTGCAATATCCGCTGCACATACTGCTACTACGGCGGCGCCTACTCCGAGACGCGCCCGCACCAGACGGCATCGCCACAGGCCGACATGGTGAAGGCGGCCATCGACCTGTTCGTGACCGGTGAAGAGAAACTGGAATCCGCTCCGCGGGCAGTCTACTTCTTCGGCGGCGAGCCGCTCCTTGCCTTCGACGAGATAAAGAAGGCCGTTCTGGTCCTTGAGGAGCGAAAGCGCGAGGTCGGGGCCCGTTTGGAGAACCTGGTTCTCCAGGTGAACTCGAACGGGATGCTGCTCACCCGGAAGATGGTCGAGTTCTTCATCGAACACGACATCTATCTCAACATCTCCATCGACGGCCCCAACCACGACCGCTACCGCGTCGACCGGCGCGGAAAGGGTACGCACGAACGAGTACGCGAGCGCACGGACTGGCTGGCCGAGAACTGGCCGGACTATTTCTCTTCGCGGGTTGCGCTCATCTGTGTGCTGTCGGCTCCGCTCGATGCCTCACGCCTGTACCAGTACTTTTCGGAGTGGCCCGCCGCGCATCGTGCCCTGGCCTGGGACTTCGATCTGCTCCTGCCGGGAGGGGATCAGTCCTACTCGGATTTCGAGCAGATATTCAACGAGCAGCGCCGGGTTTGGGACATCTTCGTCCGGTCTCACGGTCGTCCGCACGGCGAACGAGAGCAGTCGGGGCGATATCACTTCGCGTTCAGTCACGGCTTCCTGCACCGCTCGTTCCACCGTGTCCTCAACCAGCCAGGACGTGAAGGCGGTGCACGGCTGGGGCACTTGCTCGGTATGCAGCTCATCCCCGGCAACGAGTATTTGGTGCTCGGGTCGGACGGAACCCTTTATTCATCATACGAATACCAATCACCCGAGTTCGCTGTCGGTCACACCGACAGGGGTGTCGACCCCGTGGCCGGCGTTGAGCAGCTGGCCATGTTCCGCGATGCCGTTCAGGCGAGTTCCTGTACGACGTGCTGGGCGGCGCCCATGTGTACCGTCACCGTGCCCGAGGCCCCGTTCAGAAGGGCGGACTCGGCCGACGCGGTCATGGAGAAGCTGACGGCCAAGCGCGCACGGTGCATGTCCGAACGGGAAAACCTTCAGCAGGCTCTCCGAGCACGGGTCGACATCGAGGACGAGTACGGCGACGAGGCGCTGGAGGGGCATCGCGACGACTGGCGCCGGCAGCGGACGGAGGTGGCCCGTGTCGACCCCTTCTATGCCTGA
- a CDS encoding arginase family protein codes for MDTVLSGELRADAVILGLPFDAGVPGVPGQRHGPEIFRKLSSTHEWAVDDTGALGGLIDPVTRDLVLSGRKVFDVGDLGDVPIDPRVSRGAYYRALARLSEQLAKVASVPVFIGGDHSLSAPAATGAAAVHGPLHFVCFDAHCDFNARPMPDVTDITHADFLGHLLQKDVISGAELYGIRTYLPAACGPLPEDLRCTYSYRPDPATTWDNRPTYLSIDLDVIDPAEFPATGHPEAGGYRLRELLTAVEHVCRTRRVVAVDIVEALQDDRENRATSATVSATVMTCLRALLEFPQERKRTG; via the coding sequence ATGGACACCGTACTCTCCGGTGAACTGCGGGCCGACGCAGTCATCTTGGGGCTGCCATTCGACGCCGGAGTCCCGGGAGTACCCGGTCAGCGCCATGGTCCGGAGATCTTCCGCAAGCTCAGCTCCACGCACGAATGGGCGGTTGACGACACCGGTGCCCTGGGTGGGCTGATCGATCCCGTCACCCGTGACCTGGTGCTTTCCGGACGCAAGGTATTCGACGTCGGCGACTTGGGCGACGTACCGATCGATCCGCGGGTCTCCAGGGGTGCCTACTACCGGGCTCTGGCCCGGTTGTCCGAGCAGCTTGCCAAGGTGGCCAGCGTTCCCGTGTTCATCGGCGGTGACCACAGCCTGTCGGCCCCCGCAGCGACGGGAGCGGCGGCCGTGCACGGACCCCTTCACTTCGTGTGTTTCGATGCGCACTGCGACTTCAATGCCCGCCCGATGCCGGACGTCACGGACATCACCCACGCCGATTTCCTGGGGCACCTGCTCCAGAAGGACGTGATCTCGGGTGCCGAGCTGTACGGCATACGCACGTATCTGCCCGCCGCGTGTGGTCCGCTGCCCGAGGACCTTCGCTGCACCTACTCCTACCGCCCGGATCCCGCGACGACCTGGGACAACCGGCCGACCTATCTGTCGATCGACCTGGACGTGATCGATCCGGCCGAGTTCCCGGCGACCGGACATCCGGAGGCCGGCGGCTACCGGCTGCGGGAACTGCTCACTGCCGTCGAACACGTCTGCCGCACCCGGCGGGTGGTGGCGGTGGACATCGTCGAAGCCCTCCAGGACGACAGGGAGAACCGCGCCACCAGTGCGACGGTGTCGGCGACGGTCATGACATGCCTGCGCGCACTGCTGGAGTTCCCTCAGGAACGGAAGAGGACCGGATGA